DNA from Pirellulaceae bacterium:
CCGCACTTAATGCTTATGCGCGCATTCGCGATCACTTGGAGAACATCGCAGAGACGGTCACGGGTTAGAGTCGGCCGGTAGCTTCAATTGCGTGGAACGGATTGGAGTTGGCGGCATCATGGGCCGGCAGTCGAGCCCTCAGGTGGTCGGGGCTTGAGCCTAGCACCGCTGGATATCTGATCTCCGGGGTGCACTATTACCTGCGTACCTTCGGATAGTCCATCCAGGATTTGAGCCTCAAGGTCGTTGCGTTTGCCGATGGTTACTCGCCTCAGCTCGGCCCGGCCCGCAGCATTCACGAACACTGCCCAGTCCGAATCGGAACGGAACAGAGCACCGATGGGTGCCTTTAGTACGTCGTCGTCTTCCCAGACTACGACCGACGCTTCAAGCCGATAGCCATCCCCCAGCACCGATAAATCTTGCTGGCGATCGAAGTCGATAATCACATTTACACGCTGCTCTTCAATCCCTAGGGCAGAGACTTTAGTGAATGCTGATGGTTCAATCAGTCGGACTTTGCCGCGCAATGGCTGTTCACCTCCCCAATGCTCCACGTAAACCGATGCCCCCAGCCGGATCTTTACAGCATCGGTGGACAATACATCTACCTCGATCTCCAGGTCGTTAGGGTCGCCAATTTCGAGTAGCGGTGCACCGGCTGGCAGAATCGTAGCACTTTCTTGCAACACACGTAAGACTTTGCCACTGATCGGCGCTAAGATCGGAAACCGAAATGAATCAGAGTCTGAATATCCTGTTTGTTGACCTGTATGAATCATGGCTGCCCGAGTCATCCGCAACTCAAATTTGGCAATTTCGTGTGCATAATTGGACTCTGCCAATTCTGATTGTGCAGCGTCCAGCGCTAGCACAGCAGCGTCAACCTCTTGTTGGCTAACCGCTTGACTGCCATGTAGTGTGCGCAGACGTTGCAGCTCAGACTCTGCAAACTTCAATCGTTCTTGGGCAAGTAGCTGTCGCGGTTCAACTTGTGCGAGACGAGCCTCTGCTGCGCTTTCGCGAGCCCGAGCTTCGGCTAAGGAGCGTGGGTCCAATAAGGCGGGATCTGTTGGTTCGATCACCGACAGAATTGTCTCGCCGGCCGATACTGAATCGCCAGGTTTCAGGTCTATGCGGATCAGTCGGCCGCCAACGGGCGTAGAAACCGTGTATTTTTCTCGGATGCGAGTCCTCCCGTCGTCATGCACGGTCAAGCGTAGCGGACCTCTGGCAACCGTCGCTAAATCAACAGTCACCGGTTGCTCGCTAAATAAATACCAGGCCGCTCCAGCAGCAAGGATCAGTCCGGCTAAGATCGCCATGCGGCGCATACTTCCTCACTCTTCTGGGAACGCTCAGGATCCTGTGCGGCCGAACAGCCGCTATCCGTTACTCTGGACTCTTCAACACGCTAATCATATCGAGCAATTTGACATGACGTTGGACGATGAGTGAAGATATCACGCTTGCAAGCAATACAACGAAGGCTGCTCGAAACCAGGTGTTCCAACTGACTACGAACGGAATGCGGTACATCTCGGTCTGCATTGCCAGCGTGGTCAGCCACGTTAGCAAGTTGCCAATCAGCAGTCCACATGGTATCGCTAGAGACGTTATCACGGCCAGTTCGCCCAGCAGAATTGCCGAGACCTCGGCTACGGTGAAGCCAAGTACCCTTAGAGTCGCCAATTCGCGGCCGCGCTCGGACAGAGATATGCGGGCTGTATTGTAGACGACACCGCAGGCGATCACACAGGCAAAAGCAATATTGAAAGCCTGCATCTTCAATTGGTTTTCGGCGATGGTATCAATAAAGCTTTGAATACTGGCCTGTTTGACAGTGACTCCGGTCACGCCCGGTGTGGCCTTAAGCCGCCGATACAGTTCGTCTTGCCAACGACTGTCAACTTTAAGCCATGCTCCGGATGCAACCGGCGGTTGAGTCATGAGCTGATTGATTTGTGAAATTGGCATGTAGGCGTTCATGCCTCCAAAATCACGGATCAGCCCTGTGATCATAACCTGGCAGCGCGGGCGCTTGCCTTCCAGTACGCTCATGTCGACCATGTCTCCAACCTGAACGCCAAGTACTTGTGCGACCTTCTCCGACACCAGCAGGCCACGTTCGGGCACTTCCTGCCGTTGTTCGTTGGAATCTAATAAGCGGAAGAGTTGTTGCTGTCCATCCAAGCCCATGATGCCCATGCGCCGCCAGCGTGGACCATGAGTTAGTCGCACGGCCAGCGATCGAAAGGGCTCGGTACGCATTACGCCGGGTAGATGCTGCAGTTCGGTCACGACACTGATTGGCATTGAATCGCGAAAGACCACTGTGACGTCATCTCGTTGTGACAAGCGAAACTGAAAATCTACCAGATAGTCCAGCGCATCGGTCATGAATCCACCCACAACCATGACAGCTGTTCCCAGACTGATGCCAATGCAACTCAGAGCCGACTTCCAGGGACGACGCTGAAGCTGTCGCAGTACCATGCGCATCGTGCGTGTAGTTAGGCGACGCAGACCAAACCTCTCGATCAGCGACACGCTGTATCGCGCGGGCGACTCGGGACGCATTGCTTCGGCCGGGGGTAATCGTACTGCGGCTAAGACGGCGTTCAGGCTACCTAGGGATGCGGCCCCTAAGCTCAGCAGCGTTGCGACAATTGTTGATCGAAGATCCAACTGAAAATAGAACAGTGGAAAACGGTAGAACGTGGTGTACATTTGGGTTAGGCCGCGTCCCATCCACGACCCCACCAACGTCCCCAAAATTGAGGCGGCCAACACAACAATTGCAATCAGCTTGAAGTAGTGCCAGCCAACTTGTAGATTGAAGTACCCGAATGCCTTGAGCGCAGCAATCTGATCGCGCTGAGTCTGTATGAGCCGCGAAAGCACGATATTCAACAGGAAAGCGGCGACCGCTAAAAATACAGTGGGCACAATCAT
Protein-coding regions in this window:
- a CDS encoding HlyD family efflux transporter periplasmic adaptor subunit, whose amino-acid sequence is MAILAGLILAAGAAWYLFSEQPVTVDLATVARGPLRLTVHDDGRTRIREKYTVSTPVGGRLIRIDLKPGDSVSAGETILSVIEPTDPALLDPRSLAEARARESAAEARLAQVEPRQLLAQERLKFAESELQRLRTLHGSQAVSQQEVDAAVLALDAAQSELAESNYAHEIAKFELRMTRAAMIHTGQQTGYSDSDSFRFPILAPISGKVLRVLQESATILPAGAPLLEIGDPNDLEIEVDVLSTDAVKIRLGASVYVEHWGGEQPLRGKVRLIEPSAFTKVSALGIEEQRVNVIIDFDRQQDLSVLGDGYRLEASVVVWEDDDVLKAPIGALFRSDSDWAVFVNAAGRAELRRVTIGKRNDLEAQILDGLSEGTQVIVHPGDQISSGARLKPRPPEGSTAGP
- a CDS encoding ABC transporter permease, whose product is MRAIDKKLLRDLWTLRGQALAVCLVIASGIAICVMSLSTLDSLTETRDTYYSRYNFAHLFATVRRAPLSVAQRISEIDSVAQVDPRIVQDVTLIVSGMDQPATARLISIPDLRQPALNQIYLRRGRMPEAGRGLEVLVGESFAEKHGFLPGDSVQAILNGRLRTLNIVGIALSPEYVLQVKPGQILPDSLRFGIFWLPSSVMEAAFDMKGAFNDVSISIMHGANETEVARRVDTLLDPWGNAGCFGRSEQMSARYLADEIRQLRGTGMIVPTVFLAVAAFLLNIVLSRLIQTQRDQIAALKAFGYFNLQVGWHYFKLIAIVVLAASILGTLVGSWMGRGLTQMYTTFYRFPLFYFQLDLRSTIVATLLSLGAASLGSLNAVLAAVRLPPAEAMRPESPARYSVSLIERFGLRRLTTRTMRMVLRQLQRRPWKSALSCIGISLGTAVMVVGGFMTDALDYLVDFQFRLSQRDDVTVVFRDSMPISVVTELQHLPGVMRTEPFRSLAVRLTHGPRWRRMGIMGLDGQQQLFRLLDSNEQRQEVPERGLLVSEKVAQVLGVQVGDMVDMSVLEGKRPRCQVMITGLIRDFGGMNAYMPISQINQLMTQPPVASGAWLKVDSRWQDELYRRLKATPGVTGVTVKQASIQSFIDTIAENQLKMQAFNIAFACVIACGVVYNTARISLSERGRELATLRVLGFTVAEVSAILLGELAVITSLAIPCGLLIGNLLTWLTTLAMQTEMYRIPFVVSWNTWFRAAFVVLLASVISSLIVQRHVKLLDMISVLKSPE